In Chitinophaga sp. HK235, a single window of DNA contains:
- a CDS encoding TonB-dependent receptor, whose product MLQRLLIFLLLLGPLAAFSQVRTVTGIVLSAKDKEPLPGATIVIKGTTKGVLSGPDGSFRLEVTDPAATTLVISYVGMVPQEVPVSTSPIQISLQSAGKNIDEVVIVAYGTAKKSSYTGSVSQIKGAELQNRQVSSVTKALQGLAPGVQSASQSGQPGSDATIRIRGVGSINASADPLYVVDGVPYGGNLSAINPFDIESISVLKDAASSALYGSRGANGVIIITTKKGRAKGASIDLRVSQGYSKRAVSDYNRVSTDQYFPMYWRALFNENLGSQDSATAARNASRDLVGELGINPYGSAYPQPVGTDGKLVAGAKPLWNDDWVKGMQRTGHRTEANLSISGATDKTRYFISGGYLDDQGIYLGSGFKRYNVRSNLDIDARKWLKVGLNLSAAHSDQQAPPTEDSRSDNYVNYGRLMGPMYPIYQRDPNTGAYLLDAKGNRIFDFGSYRPDPANPRTNLIQTSGIDKHDTIRDDVSVRVYGEATLWKGLKFKTSYNADYSSRVGHDYTNPTLGFDAEVGGTVVKGNYRTFSWTFNNILTYENTFNEKHHLNLLAGQEAYKFTYTFVEGSKSGFSVPGIDEPADAALITGLTGYSDNYSLSSYLGRAEYDYAGKYFFSASLRGDGSSRFAPKVRWGTFWSLGASWKASEETFLKDKSWLNLLSFRVSYGGQGNDNLGPARYYNYLPLYAINSNLGMGGTYRQSLFNDKLKWETNLNLNAGVDWSMFENRFGGSAEFFIRRSQDLLYSRPKPLSIGYASVDENIGALKNTGIDINLHGTPIRTKDFSWNVDLNMTHYRNKVTSLPQKEIISGTKKLMVGKSIYDFYLRQWSGVDPNTGQPLWKFTNPDGSIKDTSNYSQATQYYSGSSLPDLYGGLTNTFTYKNFSFSFLITYSFGGKVLDNDYTFLMGLGSSAGRAWSTEMLNAWTPTNRNTDVPQLNTVAPSWTAASTRFLYDATYARLKSVNLSYSLPRTLMERAHLNNVTVYLQGENLITLYNHQGMDPEQTVGGTTYYRYPAVKTLSAGINLSF is encoded by the coding sequence ATGTTACAACGATTATTAATTTTTTTATTGCTGCTGGGGCCACTGGCAGCCTTTTCACAGGTCCGTACAGTTACCGGTATTGTCCTGTCGGCAAAAGACAAAGAACCACTTCCGGGTGCCACCATCGTCATCAAAGGAACGACGAAAGGTGTACTGTCAGGACCTGATGGTTCCTTCCGCCTGGAGGTTACTGATCCTGCAGCCACTACACTGGTCATCAGCTATGTAGGCATGGTACCGCAGGAAGTGCCTGTCAGTACATCACCGATTCAGATATCACTGCAGTCGGCCGGTAAAAATATCGATGAAGTGGTGATTGTGGCTTATGGTACCGCTAAAAAGAGTTCCTATACCGGTTCGGTATCACAGATAAAAGGCGCCGAGCTGCAAAACAGACAGGTGTCCAGCGTCACTAAAGCATTACAGGGGCTGGCTCCGGGCGTGCAAAGCGCTTCCCAGAGCGGCCAGCCTGGTTCAGACGCTACCATCCGTATCCGCGGAGTAGGCTCTATCAACGCTTCTGCAGATCCGCTGTATGTGGTAGATGGAGTGCCTTATGGTGGTAATCTCAGCGCTATCAATCCTTTCGATATTGAATCCATCAGTGTCCTGAAAGATGCTGCTTCCAGCGCTCTTTATGGTTCCCGTGGTGCTAATGGTGTGATCATCATCACAACTAAAAAAGGAAGAGCAAAAGGTGCCAGTATAGACCTTCGCGTTAGTCAGGGTTACTCTAAAAGAGCAGTGAGTGACTATAACAGGGTATCTACCGATCAGTATTTCCCAATGTACTGGCGTGCACTTTTCAACGAAAACCTGGGCAGCCAGGATTCCGCTACTGCCGCCAGAAATGCCAGCCGTGACCTGGTTGGAGAACTGGGCATCAATCCTTACGGCAGCGCCTATCCGCAGCCGGTAGGTACCGATGGTAAACTGGTAGCCGGCGCTAAACCCCTCTGGAACGACGACTGGGTTAAAGGTATGCAACGCACCGGACACCGTACGGAAGCTAACCTGAGCATCAGCGGCGCTACCGATAAAACCAGATACTTTATCTCCGGCGGTTACCTCGATGACCAGGGTATTTACCTGGGCTCCGGTTTCAAACGTTACAACGTCCGCTCCAACCTCGATATCGACGCCCGCAAATGGCTGAAAGTAGGGCTAAACCTCAGCGCTGCCCATTCCGACCAGCAGGCGCCTCCCACAGAAGACAGCCGGAGCGACAACTATGTCAACTACGGCCGCCTCATGGGCCCCATGTATCCAATCTATCAGCGCGACCCCAATACCGGCGCCTATTTACTGGATGCCAAGGGTAACAGAATATTCGATTTCGGTTCTTACCGCCCTGACCCGGCTAATCCAAGAACTAACCTGATACAGACTTCCGGCATCGACAAACACGATACCATCCGCGACGACGTGTCTGTTCGTGTATACGGCGAAGCCACCCTCTGGAAAGGACTGAAGTTTAAAACCAGCTACAACGCAGATTATTCTTCCCGTGTAGGACACGACTATACCAACCCTACCCTCGGTTTCGATGCCGAAGTAGGCGGTACCGTAGTAAAAGGTAACTATCGCACTTTCAGCTGGACCTTCAACAATATCCTGACCTACGAAAACACTTTCAATGAAAAACATCACCTGAACCTGCTTGCAGGACAGGAAGCCTATAAATTCACCTATACCTTTGTGGAAGGTTCCAAATCCGGATTCTCCGTACCAGGTATCGATGAACCTGCTGATGCGGCGCTGATCACCGGCTTGACCGGTTATTCCGATAATTATAGCCTGTCCAGTTACCTGGGAAGAGCAGAATATGACTACGCCGGTAAATACTTCTTCTCCGCTTCGCTTCGTGGTGATGGTTCTTCCCGCTTTGCACCCAAGGTGCGCTGGGGTACCTTCTGGTCTTTAGGCGCTTCCTGGAAAGCTTCTGAAGAAACATTCCTGAAAGATAAATCCTGGCTCAACCTCCTCTCATTCCGTGTCAGCTACGGCGGACAGGGTAACGATAACCTGGGGCCAGCCCGTTATTACAACTACCTGCCATTATATGCTATTAACAGTAACCTTGGTATGGGAGGCACTTATCGTCAGAGCCTCTTCAACGACAAGTTGAAATGGGAAACTAATCTCAACCTCAATGCAGGGGTAGACTGGAGTATGTTCGAAAACCGCTTTGGTGGTAGTGCGGAATTCTTTATCCGCCGCTCCCAGGACCTGCTCTACTCCAGACCTAAACCACTTTCTATCGGATATGCATCTGTAGATGAAAACATAGGTGCCCTGAAGAATACCGGTATAGATATCAACCTGCATGGTACACCAATAAGAACTAAAGATTTCAGCTGGAACGTGGACCTCAACATGACCCACTACCGGAATAAGGTCACCAGTCTGCCACAGAAAGAGATCATCTCCGGCACCAAAAAGCTGATGGTAGGCAAGTCTATTTATGACTTCTATCTTCGTCAGTGGTCTGGCGTGGATCCCAACACTGGTCAGCCGCTCTGGAAGTTTACCAATCCTGACGGATCTATTAAAGACACCAGCAACTACAGCCAGGCAACCCAGTACTACTCCGGCTCTTCATTGCCAGACCTGTACGGCGGCCTGACCAATACCTTCACCTACAAAAACTTTTCGTTCTCCTTCCTGATTACGTATAGTTTTGGAGGTAAGGTGCTGGATAATGACTACACTTTCCTGATGGGATTGGGCTCGTCTGCCGGCCGTGCATGGTCTACCGAAATGCTCAACGCCTGGACACCTACCAACCGTAATACAGATGTACCACAGTTGAATACTGTGGCGCCTTCCTGGACTGCAGCATCTACCCGCTTTTTATATGATGCTACCTATGCCAGGCTGAAAAGCGTGAACCTCAGTTATTCATTGCCCAGAACATTGATGGAAAGAGCGCACCTTAACAACGTGACTGTTTATCTCCAGGGTGAAAACCTGATCACGCTCTACAACCACCAGGGCATGGATCCTGAACAAACTGTAGGCGGCACCACCTACTATCGTTATCCGGCTGTGAAAACACTTTCTGCCGGTATTAATCTGAGTTTCTAA
- a CDS encoding RagB/SusD family nutrient uptake outer membrane protein, with the protein MKKHRLLFIIIFSISALTACHKDFLDTKPTNAVPDDQVFNSVDNAETALTGIWAYMFETYFTFAVPGIKSLDLTSDAMGSDVAVTTAYGFRDAYTFNEMADNTKNRVSAYWTILYKVIDNCNNFLSKIDQVPGDDAKRKILKGQASALRGYCYLTLAEFYSFGVTNNAAAKSVPIYTTPADPSTPGKPRATVTQVYQQAISDLEAAVPLLSGYTRDATQKFKINGNVVNGLLARAYLYSNQPAKAIDAAVAARKGYTLMSGDDYNKGFNDVSNVEWIWGQPQTPNQNVAASTFTFLDVSTPVSYYKSFKADPYFQGHFDSTDVRFRLFQWNTTGPGALLYKKFRFRDPGALVADVVLMRSAEMYLIEAEAHARTGNTAKAADALNVLRAARNAAAFNPAGTGTVLDSILLERRKELWGEGFSLVDIIRTGGTVVRKAFKSVNGGDSIINVIQPDGSVVAVHGVGHRTLNLPDKSPFKANSPYYLFAIPLSEVQNNPNLNN; encoded by the coding sequence ATGAAAAAGCACCGTCTTTTATTTATCATCATATTCTCCATATCCGCCCTGACAGCCTGCCATAAAGACTTTCTGGACACGAAGCCTACCAATGCAGTGCCGGATGACCAGGTGTTTAATTCGGTAGATAATGCCGAAACAGCTTTGACAGGGATATGGGCCTACATGTTCGAAACCTATTTCACCTTTGCCGTGCCGGGTATTAAATCATTGGACCTTACCAGTGATGCAATGGGCAGCGATGTGGCTGTAACCACTGCCTATGGTTTCAGGGACGCCTATACGTTCAATGAAATGGCCGATAACACCAAAAACAGGGTGAGCGCCTACTGGACCATCCTCTACAAGGTGATCGACAACTGTAACAATTTCCTGTCTAAAATAGACCAGGTACCTGGAGATGACGCCAAGCGTAAAATTCTGAAAGGACAGGCTTCCGCACTGCGTGGTTACTGCTACCTTACCCTTGCGGAATTTTATTCCTTTGGAGTGACCAACAATGCTGCTGCAAAGTCAGTTCCCATCTATACTACACCTGCTGATCCCAGCACACCCGGCAAACCCAGAGCTACTGTAACACAGGTGTATCAGCAGGCCATCAGTGACCTGGAAGCAGCTGTTCCATTGTTGTCCGGCTATACCCGCGATGCCACCCAGAAATTTAAAATAAATGGCAACGTAGTGAATGGTTTGCTGGCCAGGGCGTATCTCTACAGCAACCAGCCGGCTAAAGCGATCGATGCAGCCGTAGCGGCACGTAAAGGCTACACATTGATGTCAGGAGACGACTATAACAAAGGCTTTAATGATGTGAGCAATGTGGAATGGATCTGGGGCCAGCCGCAGACACCTAACCAGAATGTAGCGGCTTCTACTTTTACCTTTCTGGATGTGTCTACGCCGGTATCCTACTATAAAAGCTTTAAAGCTGATCCTTATTTTCAGGGCCATTTTGACAGCACTGACGTTCGTTTCCGTTTGTTCCAATGGAATACTACCGGTCCGGGTGCGCTGTTGTACAAGAAGTTCCGTTTCCGTGATCCGGGTGCGCTGGTAGCAGATGTGGTGCTGATGCGTTCTGCCGAGATGTACCTGATTGAGGCGGAAGCACATGCCCGTACAGGTAATACCGCCAAAGCAGCCGATGCGCTCAACGTGCTGAGAGCTGCCAGGAACGCAGCAGCATTTAATCCTGCCGGCACCGGTACCGTGCTGGACAGTATCCTGCTGGAAAGAAGAAAGGAACTGTGGGGAGAAGGATTCTCGCTGGTGGATATTATTCGTACAGGCGGCACCGTAGTAAGGAAAGCGTTTAAGTCCGTCAACGGAGGCGACAGCATTATCAACGTTATACAGCCGGATGGCTCTGTTGTAGCGGTACATGGGGTAGGGCACCGTACCCTGAATTTACCGGATAAAAGTCCGTTTAAGGCCAACAGCCCTTATTACCTGTTTGCCATACCGCTAAGTGAAGTGCAGAATAATCCGAATCTAAACAACTAG
- a CDS encoding isoprenylcysteine carboxylmethyltransferase family protein has product MNTLSSIIYMVWFLSEILLHRILRGGAAEDKKSKDKGSLAYIWIIILICINAAVYISFKTHFPIRQDGGNMTYIGLSIILLGMLLRFYAIASLGRLFTVVVTIRKDHHVKKDGIYAVLRHPSYAGSLLSFLGFGLSLNNWISLVVIFIPVLAAFIYRMDIEEKVLTEQFGAEYSDYMKHTSRIIPWIY; this is encoded by the coding sequence ATGAACACGTTATCTTCTATAATCTACATGGTTTGGTTTCTGTCAGAAATATTGCTGCATCGTATACTGAGAGGCGGAGCCGCCGAGGACAAAAAGAGTAAGGACAAGGGCAGTCTGGCCTATATCTGGATCATCATACTGATCTGTATCAACGCGGCTGTATACATTTCCTTTAAAACACATTTTCCTATCCGGCAGGATGGCGGTAATATGACCTATATCGGGCTCTCCATCATACTGTTGGGCATGCTGCTGCGTTTCTATGCTATTGCCTCGTTGGGCAGGCTTTTTACGGTGGTAGTCACGATACGTAAAGACCATCATGTAAAGAAAGATGGTATCTACGCTGTTCTCCGGCATCCTTCCTATGCCGGCTCCCTGTTATCATTTCTGGGCTTTGGCCTGTCGCTGAATAACTGGATAAGTCTGGTTGTCATCTTTATACCGGTACTGGCGGCATTTATTTACCGGATGGATATTGAAGAAAAAGTGCTGACAGAGCAGTTTGGCGCGGAATACAGCGACTATATGAAACATACCAGCAGGATTATTCCGTGGATTTATTAA
- the trxA gene encoding thioredoxin yields the protein MENLQTILQSATPVLIDCFATWCGPCKMVPPILKEVKDKFGDTLRIIKIDIDKNQQLAAQWQISSVPTLLLFKEGKLAWRQSGVVPAHQLIPLLQPHL from the coding sequence ATGGAAAACCTGCAAACGATCCTCCAATCCGCTACCCCCGTGCTGATTGACTGTTTTGCTACCTGGTGCGGTCCCTGTAAAATGGTACCACCCATTCTCAAAGAAGTAAAGGATAAATTCGGGGATACACTCCGGATTATTAAAATAGACATTGACAAAAACCAGCAACTGGCTGCCCAGTGGCAGATCAGCAGTGTGCCCACCCTGCTGCTTTTTAAGGAGGGGAAATTAGCCTGGCGGCAAAGCGGGGTAGTACCGGCACATCAGTTGATACCGTTGTTACAGCCCCACCTGTAA
- a CDS encoding lipopolysaccharide assembly protein LapB translates to MKTTSTPIRATTLLCVLSLLCCLWMSSCRSGEKLYNKGKYDDAVAAFVKKLQRRPNDATALRLLPEAYLQSQRLHEDRVNGYLRSNNQLKWEFVRNEYRAMQRLYDLIHSAPAALQVVTPKDYRDAITGALENAAEIRYDRGIALMNKGDKASARQAYEEFGAALKLVSNYRDAKEMMEEAFQAGVVHVVVSEIDVRSPYFQFSADQFRDYLVRTLQQRSINRFVVFHDERYARNENIQPDEYISLRFMDFVVGQTFVDRLQRDVQKDIVTGTTKDTSGKVINLYTTVKATLFITKKTVVSKGLLDYQITDTYNGKILRTDRIPGSYTWLNQFGTYRGDQRALSEEDKKQIGGRDELPPPPQDLFIEFTRPIYDQLERDLRNFYSRI, encoded by the coding sequence TTGAAAACGACAAGTACACCTATCCGCGCTACCACACTGCTATGCGTGCTGTCACTGCTGTGCTGCCTATGGATGTCTTCCTGCAGATCCGGCGAAAAACTTTATAACAAAGGCAAATACGACGATGCAGTAGCTGCCTTTGTCAAAAAACTTCAGCGCAGGCCCAACGATGCCACTGCCCTGCGGCTCCTTCCGGAAGCTTACCTGCAATCTCAACGCCTGCACGAAGACCGTGTCAACGGGTACCTCCGTTCCAACAATCAGTTGAAATGGGAATTTGTTCGCAACGAGTACCGCGCCATGCAAAGGTTGTACGATCTCATTCACAGCGCTCCTGCAGCACTACAGGTGGTAACACCCAAAGATTACCGGGATGCCATTACCGGCGCACTGGAGAATGCCGCTGAAATCCGCTACGACAGAGGCATTGCACTGATGAATAAAGGCGATAAGGCCAGCGCCCGACAGGCTTATGAAGAATTCGGGGCCGCCCTTAAGCTGGTCAGTAACTACCGTGATGCCAAAGAAATGATGGAAGAAGCCTTTCAGGCCGGTGTGGTCCACGTGGTAGTAAGCGAGATTGATGTGCGCTCCCCTTACTTCCAGTTCAGCGCCGATCAGTTCAGGGATTACCTTGTACGTACCCTGCAACAGCGCTCCATCAACCGCTTTGTGGTCTTCCATGATGAACGTTATGCCCGCAACGAAAACATACAGCCGGATGAATACATCTCCCTGCGGTTCATGGACTTTGTAGTAGGCCAGACCTTCGTAGACCGCCTGCAACGCGATGTCCAGAAAGACATCGTTACCGGCACCACCAAAGATACCAGCGGTAAAGTGATCAATCTCTACACTACCGTCAAAGCTACGCTCTTCATCACCAAAAAAACAGTCGTGTCCAAAGGACTGCTGGACTATCAGATCACCGATACCTACAACGGAAAAATACTGCGGACAGACCGCATCCCCGGCAGCTATACCTGGCTCAACCAGTTTGGTACCTACAGAGGCGATCAACGCGCCTTAAGTGAAGAAGACAAAAAACAGATCGGCGGCAGAGACGAACTTCCCCCTCCCCCGCAAGACCTGTTCATTGAATTCACCCGTCCTATCTACGACCAGCTGGAAAGGGATTTAAGGAATTTTTATAGCAGAATATAA
- the smpB gene encoding SsrA-binding protein SmpB has product MAELKNRSAYFEYAIEEKFIAGMVLTGTEIKSIRANRVSFNDSFCYFSKGELFVKSLHIAEYSHGTSANHDPLRERKLLLTKRELKKLENKIKERGYTIIPLRMFLSDKGLAKLEIGLGKGKKLYDKRESIKQRESDRDLRRLIK; this is encoded by the coding sequence ATGGCCGAATTAAAGAACAGATCAGCATATTTTGAGTACGCAATAGAAGAAAAATTTATTGCGGGAATGGTATTGACAGGAACAGAGATTAAGTCTATCCGTGCCAACAGGGTCAGTTTTAATGACTCCTTCTGTTACTTTTCCAAAGGAGAACTGTTTGTTAAAAGTTTACACATCGCCGAATATTCTCACGGTACCAGCGCCAACCATGATCCCCTGCGTGAAAGAAAACTGCTGCTGACCAAACGGGAACTGAAAAAACTCGAAAACAAGATAAAAGAACGGGGTTATACGATAATTCCCCTTCGTATGTTCCTATCTGATAAAGGTCTTGCCAAACTGGAAATTGGTCTTGGTAAAGGTAAAAAGCTGTACGACAAACGCGAGTCTATCAAACAGCGGGAGTCTGACAGGGATTTACGCCGTCTGATCAAATAA
- the accD gene encoding acetyl-CoA carboxylase, carboxyltransferase subunit beta, with protein MSSWFKRIKQGISTTTSEKKEAPDGLWHKCPNCKKTTTVKDLKEHFYVCDKCNYHNRINSGEYFEIIFDNNQFEELFSNIYPTDYLGFKDLKPYSDRLKDAQKKSGLKDAMTVGVGKVNSYDLVVACMDFNFIGGSMGSVVGEKISRAIDYCIVHKMPLMIISKSGGARMMESAFSLMQMAKTSAKLTQLANARLPYISLMTDPTTGGVTASYAMLGDFNIAEPGALIGFAGPRIIKETIKKDLPAGFQSAEFLLEHGFLDFIMDRKELKTRLSNVLSLFKN; from the coding sequence ATGTCTAGCTGGTTTAAGCGAATTAAACAAGGCATCTCCACCACCACCAGTGAGAAGAAAGAAGCTCCGGATGGGTTGTGGCACAAATGTCCTAACTGTAAAAAAACCACCACTGTTAAGGATCTGAAGGAGCATTTTTATGTTTGTGACAAGTGCAACTATCACAACCGTATCAACTCCGGTGAGTATTTTGAGATCATATTTGACAACAATCAGTTCGAGGAACTGTTCTCCAATATCTATCCAACCGATTACCTGGGCTTTAAAGATCTTAAACCTTATTCTGACAGGTTGAAAGATGCTCAGAAAAAGTCAGGCCTGAAAGACGCCATGACCGTAGGCGTGGGTAAAGTAAACAGTTATGACCTCGTGGTTGCCTGTATGGATTTTAACTTCATCGGGGGCTCCATGGGTTCTGTAGTGGGAGAAAAGATTTCCCGTGCCATTGATTATTGTATCGTGCACAAAATGCCGTTGATGATCATCTCCAAGTCTGGTGGCGCCCGCATGATGGAGAGTGCCTTCTCCCTGATGCAGATGGCTAAAACATCCGCCAAACTGACACAGCTGGCCAACGCAAGACTGCCGTATATCTCCCTGATGACCGATCCTACCACTGGTGGTGTAACAGCCTCCTACGCTATGCTGGGCGACTTTAACATCGCTGAGCCAGGTGCCCTGATCGGTTTTGCCGGTCCGAGGATCATCAAGGAAACTATCAAAAAAGACCTCCCTGCTGGCTTCCAGAGCGCTGAGTTCCTGCTGGAACACGGTTTCCTGGACTTCATCATGGATAGAAAAGAATTAAAAACAAGGCTTAGCAATGTGCTTAGCCTCTTTAAAAACTAG
- the fbaA gene encoding class II fructose-bisphosphate aldolase, with protein MGKYRAGVLFGEELDALYNDAKDNGFAMPAVNVVGTNSVNAVLETAAKVNSPVIIQFSNGGAQFFAGKGMPNDKLQANIAGGISGAKHVHEVAKYYGVPVVLHTDHAAKKWLPWIDGLLTAGEEHFKLHGQPLYSSHMLDLSEEPIQENIEISHKYFERMNKLGMSIEIELGVTGGEEDGVDNSGVDNSKLYTQPEDVAYAYEVLSKVGSRFTVAAAFGNVHGVYSPGNVELRPVILHNSQEYIQQKFGTKAKPVYYVFHGGSGSPKHQIAEALGYGVIKMNIDTDMQWAFWEGVHDFYEAKKDYLQAQLGNPEGADKPNKKYYDPRVWLRKGEETFVKRLEEAFQDLNCINRNK; from the coding sequence ATGGGAAAATACAGAGCTGGCGTATTATTCGGCGAAGAGCTGGATGCGCTGTATAACGATGCCAAGGACAACGGATTTGCTATGCCTGCCGTAAACGTAGTAGGAACCAACTCAGTTAATGCGGTACTGGAAACAGCTGCCAAAGTAAATTCACCGGTAATTATACAGTTTTCCAATGGCGGCGCCCAGTTTTTCGCTGGTAAAGGCATGCCTAACGATAAGCTGCAGGCCAACATTGCAGGTGGTATCTCCGGTGCAAAACACGTTCATGAAGTAGCTAAATATTATGGCGTTCCGGTAGTGCTCCATACAGACCATGCTGCCAAAAAATGGTTGCCCTGGATCGACGGACTGCTGACTGCGGGTGAAGAGCATTTCAAACTGCATGGCCAGCCGCTCTACAGCTCCCACATGCTGGACCTGTCTGAAGAGCCTATTCAGGAAAACATTGAGATTTCCCATAAATACTTCGAGCGCATGAACAAACTGGGCATGTCTATCGAAATCGAGCTGGGTGTGACTGGTGGTGAGGAAGATGGCGTGGACAATTCCGGTGTAGACAACTCCAAGCTGTATACCCAGCCTGAAGATGTGGCTTATGCTTACGAAGTATTATCCAAAGTAGGCAGCCGCTTTACCGTTGCTGCTGCATTTGGTAACGTACACGGTGTTTACAGCCCGGGTAACGTGGAGCTGCGTCCTGTGATCCTGCATAACAGCCAGGAATATATCCAGCAAAAATTCGGTACCAAAGCTAAACCGGTTTACTATGTGTTCCATGGCGGTAGCGGTTCTCCGAAACACCAGATTGCTGAAGCACTGGGTTATGGCGTGATCAAAATGAACATCGATACAGATATGCAGTGGGCATTCTGGGAAGGTGTACATGATTTCTATGAAGCCAAGAAAGACTACCTGCAGGCCCAGCTGGGTAACCCTGAAGGTGCAGACAAACCCAACAAAAAATACTATGATCCACGCGTATGGCTGCGCAAAGGGGAAGAAACCTTTGTAAAACGCCTTGAAGAAGCGTTCCAGGATCTGAACTGTATCAACAGAAATAAATAA
- a CDS encoding alpha/beta fold hydrolase, translating into MKKISYLILCLLSFETSSAGSPGRNANDSISYYNSFDGTRIHYTIRGKGDPVILVHGFITNGDSWPFTPLYDSLLQHGYKVITLDLRGNGASGHPHDSLAYMNDAEAKDIIGLAAWLKLPSYKVVGYSRGAIITARLLVKDPHVKCAVLGGIGTGFTDPAWPRRLKFYDALSGKEVPELTAMVKNVQAKGLDQRALALMQFGQPATTPAELAGIQQPVLVIGGDKDEDNDTGGSLAAMMPRGMHGTVTGDHNSALRSPFFASWVLDFLKKH; encoded by the coding sequence ATGAAAAAAATCAGCTATCTTATACTGTGTTTGCTCTCCTTTGAAACATCGTCTGCTGGCTCGCCAGGACGGAATGCAAACGATTCCATAAGTTACTACAACTCCTTCGACGGCACCCGTATTCATTATACCATCAGGGGAAAAGGTGACCCGGTCATCCTCGTACATGGCTTCATCACCAACGGTGACTCATGGCCTTTCACACCATTGTACGACTCATTGTTACAACACGGCTATAAAGTAATCACACTCGACCTGCGCGGCAACGGCGCCTCTGGCCATCCGCATGACAGCCTTGCCTACATGAACGACGCGGAAGCAAAAGATATCATCGGCCTCGCCGCCTGGCTGAAACTACCTTCGTATAAAGTAGTAGGTTACTCCCGCGGTGCTATCATCACCGCCCGCCTGCTGGTAAAAGATCCGCATGTGAAATGCGCTGTACTTGGCGGCATTGGCACCGGTTTTACAGATCCCGCATGGCCCCGCCGCCTGAAATTCTATGATGCTCTCTCTGGTAAAGAGGTGCCGGAACTGACAGCCATGGTTAAAAACGTACAGGCTAAAGGGTTAGACCAGCGGGCACTGGCCCTGATGCAGTTCGGCCAGCCAGCTACTACACCAGCGGAACTGGCCGGCATACAGCAACCGGTGCTGGTGATCGGTGGAGATAAAGATGAAGATAATGATACCGGCGGCTCCCTCGCCGCTATGATGCCACGCGGCATGCACGGTACTGTAACCGGCGATCATAACAGCGCGCTGCGTTCTCCTTTCTTCGCCAGCTGGGTGCTCGATTTCCTGAAGAAACACTGA
- a CDS encoding helical backbone metal receptor: MFVDQLHRTITLAKAPERIISLVPSQTELLYTLGLDKEVVGITKFCIHPDSWFRTKTRVGGTKKINADVIRQLSPDLIIANKEENTADDVKALMEEYPVWVSNVQTLEDACDMMTGIGAITRRTTAASQLVQEVRQRFAALEPPAAPVPTAYLIWRDPWMAAGGDTFIHQMLHYCGLQNIFADTPRYPVVDADMLAASPCRLVLLSSEPYPFREKHIAEIQAMLPEALVLLVDGELFSWYGSRLLKAPAYFQSILQQVEVLR; encoded by the coding sequence ATGTTCGTAGATCAACTCCATCGTACTATCACGCTTGCGAAGGCACCAGAAAGGATTATCTCACTGGTACCTTCGCAAACGGAGTTGTTGTACACGCTGGGACTGGACAAGGAAGTGGTAGGCATCACCAAATTCTGTATTCATCCCGACAGCTGGTTTCGCACCAAAACACGGGTAGGCGGTACCAAAAAAATAAATGCAGATGTGATCCGGCAGCTTTCGCCCGACCTTATCATTGCCAACAAAGAGGAAAATACAGCCGATGATGTCAAAGCGCTGATGGAAGAATATCCGGTATGGGTCAGTAATGTACAGACATTGGAAGATGCTTGTGATATGATGACCGGGATTGGTGCCATTACCCGCAGAACAACGGCTGCTTCACAACTGGTGCAGGAAGTCCGGCAGCGTTTTGCGGCACTGGAGCCTCCGGCAGCGCCTGTTCCTACTGCTTATCTTATCTGGCGTGATCCGTGGATGGCTGCGGGCGGAGATACTTTTATCCACCAGATGCTGCACTATTGCGGGTTACAGAATATTTTTGCCGATACGCCGCGTTATCCGGTTGTAGATGCGGACATGCTCGCTGCCAGCCCATGCAGACTGGTACTGCTCTCCTCTGAGCCCTATCCTTTCAGAGAAAAACATATAGCCGAAATCCAGGCCATGCTACCGGAAGCGCTTGTACTGCTGGTAGATGGGGAGCTGTTTTCCTGGTACGGCAGCCGTTTGCTGAAAGCACCGGCATATTTCCAATCTATTCTTCAACAGGTGGAGGTACTGCGCTAA